The following proteins are encoded in a genomic region of Enterocloster clostridioformis:
- a CDS encoding transposase, giving the protein MCQPFFKNEVDLHPHKIRYWLHSSEKTEAPESFARKVNEICGLYQSAQEQSREGAHIVSTDEMTGVQALEHKYPDKLPLPGQCAKMEFEYIRHGTTSLIGFFDVATGRMEMPYLNSTRTEEDFVEAVKALVGTDPQAPWTFICDGLNTHKSEALVRFVAEACALGVELGKKGKTGILKSMESRADFLHDPSHRIRFVYTPKHSSWMNQIEIWFGIINRKLLKRKSYLSIEELEASILRFIEQYNLTAHPFKWTYAGIPLVI; this is encoded by the coding sequence ATCTGTCAGCCGTTTTTTAAAAATGAGGTAGATTTACATCCCCACAAAATCCGTTACTGGCTTCATTCTTCGGAAAAGACGGAAGCCCCGGAATCTTTTGCGCGGAAAGTAAACGAAATCTGCGGCCTGTACCAGAGTGCCCAGGAACAAAGCCGGGAAGGTGCACACATTGTTTCCACGGATGAAATGACCGGGGTACAAGCGCTGGAACATAAATATCCTGACAAGCTCCCATTACCCGGCCAGTGCGCCAAAATGGAGTTTGAGTATATCCGCCATGGCACGACCAGCCTCATCGGGTTCTTTGATGTTGCAACGGGCCGTATGGAAATGCCGTATTTAAACTCCACACGCACAGAAGAGGATTTTGTGGAAGCCGTGAAAGCATTGGTAGGGACAGACCCGCAAGCCCCATGGACATTTATATGCGATGGCCTAAACACCCATAAATCGGAAGCCCTTGTCCGCTTTGTGGCAGAAGCCTGTGCCCTTGGCGTGGAACTGGGCAAAAAAGGGAAAACAGGGATCCTTAAAAGTATGGAAAGCCGAGCGGATTTCCTGCATGACCCTTCCCACCGGATCCGCTTTGTCTATACTCCGAAACACAGTTCCTGGATGAACCAGATTGAGATATGGTTTGGCATCATTAACCGGAAGCTGCTGAAGCGGAAAAGCTACCTATCAATAGAAGAACTGGAAGCAAGCATCCTGCGCTTTATTGAACAATACAATCTTACAGCACACCCATTTAAGTGGACATATGCCGGGATACCATTAGTAATTTAA
- a CDS encoding type II secretion system F family protein, translating to MQWIYLICFILISAGLLALFQVRLKDFTDVIFNSKRHTATLSDELNVLMGTPTGGFFNQDYEIKQILKDTGKADRYEAVTQLTLILFAVGAVLALLINNVYLVPILGIGFSLLPMWYLRSAASSYKKHLNEELETAISIITTSYLRTEDLLRSVRENLSYINEPIKANFEAFVYESELINANMTSAINSLKMKIPNRVFHEWANILIQCQSDRSMKNTLPTIVQKFSDVRVVQSELEAMMQGPRREAITMMFLVIANVPLLYFLNKDWFHTLIYTTPGKIALAICAAIILFALTQIMKLSKPIEYGGDGT from the coding sequence TTGCAGTGGATCTATCTTATCTGTTTTATCCTGATCAGCGCAGGGCTTCTGGCTCTGTTCCAGGTGCGCCTAAAAGACTTTACAGATGTGATTTTTAATTCCAAAAGACATACCGCTACGCTTTCGGATGAACTAAATGTACTGATGGGAACTCCTACCGGAGGATTTTTCAATCAGGACTATGAGATCAAGCAGATCTTAAAGGATACCGGAAAAGCTGACCGCTATGAAGCAGTCACACAGCTGACGCTTATCCTTTTCGCAGTAGGCGCAGTCCTGGCACTGCTGATCAACAATGTATATCTGGTTCCTATCCTGGGCATCGGCTTCTCTCTCCTGCCCATGTGGTATCTCCGCAGCGCGGCGTCCAGCTACAAAAAGCACCTGAATGAGGAACTGGAAACAGCGATCTCCATCATCACCACTTCCTATCTGCGAACAGAGGATCTGCTCCGCTCCGTAAGAGAGAACCTGTCTTATATCAATGAGCCCATCAAGGCGAACTTTGAGGCATTTGTATACGAAAGCGAGCTGATCAATGCCAATATGACCAGCGCTATCAACTCCCTGAAAATGAAAATTCCCAACCGGGTCTTTCACGAATGGGCCAATATCCTGATCCAATGCCAGTCGGACCGTTCCATGAAAAATACGCTGCCGACCATTGTGCAGAAATTTTCCGATGTTCGTGTGGTGCAGTCGGAACTGGAAGCCATGATGCAGGGACCCAGGCGGGAAGCCATTACCATGATGTTTCTGGTCATTGCCAATGTCCCCCTGTTGTATTTCCTCAACAAGGACTGGTTTCATACTCTGATCTATACCACACCAGGCAAGATTGCTCTGGCGATCTGTGCAGCCATTATCCTGTTTGCACTGACACAGATTATGAAGCTCAGCAAGCCTATTGAGTACGGAGGTGACGGCACATGA
- a CDS encoding DUF6133 family protein, producing the protein MKKITTCIRNKTDRVINRARMAICNQRGDFYISDAVKIIIAVVLGALLLAALTLIFNDTVIPRITREIEGLFG; encoded by the coding sequence ATGAAAAAAATTACAACTTGCATCCGCAACAAAACAGATCGTGTCATTAACCGTGCCCGGATGGCAATCTGCAACCAGCGTGGGGATTTCTATATCTCCGATGCAGTAAAGATCATCATTGCCGTTGTACTGGGTGCGCTGCTGCTGGCCGCCCTGACTCTTATCTTCAATGATACGGTCATCCCCAGAATTACACGGGAGATTGAGGGACTGTTTGGCTGA
- a CDS encoding helix-turn-helix domain-containing protein — protein MRRKTIDTIPVLSDAMKNILSAFSKSRSLPSGLVKRASIVLLASQGELNQNIAPQVGLHYNNVATWRSRFLAALPALRRIEMDDPKKLEDEIRAVLSDKKRPGAPSVFTPDQIMRIIDLACSNPNDFGYEVSQWSLPLLVAEIKKQGIAEQISEKSVSRFLKMR, from the coding sequence ATGCGAAGGAAAACAATTGATACTATCCCGGTTTTATCTGATGCCATGAAAAACATATTATCTGCTTTTTCAAAAAGCCGCTCCCTTCCGTCAGGACTGGTCAAAAGAGCCAGCATTGTCCTGCTTGCGTCACAGGGGGAACTCAACCAGAATATTGCACCACAGGTCGGGCTTCATTATAATAATGTTGCCACCTGGCGCAGTCGGTTCCTCGCGGCGCTCCCAGCCTTGCGGAGGATTGAAATGGACGACCCGAAAAAGCTTGAAGATGAGATACGGGCAGTCCTGTCCGATAAAAAACGCCCCGGTGCCCCGTCTGTTTTTACGCCGGACCAGATCATGCGGATCATCGACCTTGCCTGCAGCAACCCAAATGATTTTGGGTACGAAGTAAGCCAGTGGAGTCTCCCGCTGTTAGTGGCAGAAATTAAAAAGCAGGGGATCGCTGAACAGATTTCTGAGAAATCTGTCAGCCGTTTTTTAAAAATGAGGTAG
- a CDS encoding DUF932 domain-containing protein, which produces MKEGLSLEEMAAEITRQSKLKEDYLVDTRSLQMESYGSQVYLHMFDGKTEPVEPMQINTIAHRQLGTYLKIPASYYDRMLAEKPELLAANVNTWFQHAPSKRLLRTMGGTARAFLSNRYRRIDNMEIAQAVLPIIGRMEGARFESCQITDSRMYMKIVNTRLEAEVVPGDIVQAGVIISNSETGMGAVNIQPLVYRLVCSNGMIVNDAQTRRNHVGRVNDMEESFQLYSEKTLAADDKAFILKIQDTVKAAVEEARFSQVVGLMQNATQAEMNTKDVPGIVKLASREFHITDDEGEGILQHLIEGKDLTLYGLSNAVTRHSQDVENYDRATQLESIGYDILSMPSRQWNRINQMAA; this is translated from the coding sequence ATGAAAGAAGGTCTTTCTCTGGAAGAAATGGCCGCCGAGATCACCCGGCAGAGTAAATTAAAAGAAGATTATCTAGTGGATACCAGAAGCCTGCAGATGGAATCCTATGGTTCTCAGGTCTATCTCCACATGTTTGACGGAAAAACCGAACCGGTGGAACCTATGCAGATTAATACCATCGCTCACCGGCAACTGGGAACCTACTTAAAGATTCCCGCATCCTACTATGACCGGATGCTTGCGGAAAAACCCGAGCTTCTTGCTGCCAATGTCAATACCTGGTTCCAGCATGCCCCGTCTAAACGTCTTCTGCGTACTATGGGTGGCACAGCAAGAGCATTCTTAAGCAATCGCTACCGCCGGATCGACAATATGGAGATAGCCCAGGCAGTCCTGCCTATTATCGGACGTATGGAAGGCGCACGTTTTGAGAGCTGTCAGATCACAGACAGCAGAATGTATATGAAGATCGTCAATACCCGCCTGGAGGCAGAGGTCGTTCCCGGAGACATTGTACAGGCCGGAGTCATCATATCCAACAGTGAAACCGGTATGGGTGCTGTCAATATCCAGCCCCTTGTGTATCGCCTGGTATGTAGTAATGGCATGATTGTCAATGATGCACAAACCCGCCGAAATCATGTGGGCCGGGTTAATGATATGGAGGAAAGCTTTCAGCTTTACTCGGAAAAAACTCTGGCAGCAGACGATAAAGCTTTTATCCTGAAAATTCAGGATACCGTAAAAGCTGCGGTAGAAGAAGCACGTTTCTCCCAGGTCGTTGGCCTGATGCAGAATGCCACACAGGCAGAAATGAACACCAAGGACGTTCCTGGCATTGTCAAGCTGGCCAGCCGGGAATTCCATATCACGGATGATGAGGGAGAAGGAATCCTTCAGCATCTGATTGAAGGAAAAGACCTGACCCTGTATGGGCTTTCCAATGCGGTTACCCGTCACAGCCAGGATGTAGAAAACTATGACCGTGCTACACAGCTGGAGAGCATTGGTTATGATATCCTTTCCATGCCGTCACGGCAGTGGAACCGGATCAACCAGATGGCCGCCTGA
- a CDS encoding sigma-70 family RNA polymerase sigma factor has product MKNEIPLTMEQRLFAAEHHDLVYKYLHKRQLSIDEFYDVIIFAYLRSVRRYLTEPALENYSFTTIAWKAMNSAVYNYYRSQRSPKHNAFVYSLHSRPYPNNLSLEETIAAPDPLMRQLEDRLFFHDLAKRLSKQQMDVVYLKSCGYDDHDIARNQNTTLHHIQNILKNVRHILIEICCE; this is encoded by the coding sequence ATGAAAAATGAAATACCTTTAACCATGGAGCAACGTTTATTTGCGGCTGAACACCATGATTTAGTTTATAAATATCTTCACAAAAGGCAGTTATCTATAGATGAATTTTATGATGTTATTATTTTTGCTTATCTCCGCTCTGTTCGCCGATATTTAACAGAACCTGCATTAGAAAATTACTCATTTACTACTATTGCCTGGAAAGCAATGAACAGCGCAGTATATAATTACTATCGTTCTCAAAGAAGTCCAAAACACAATGCCTTCGTATACAGTCTTCATTCAAGACCTTATCCCAACAATTTATCATTAGAGGAAACAATCGCTGCTCCTGATCCGCTTATGCGTCAATTGGAAGATCGGCTTTTTTTTCATGATCTGGCGAAACGATTATCAAAGCAGCAGATGGATGTTGTATATCTAAAATCCTGTGGTTATGATGACCACGATATTGCCCGTAACCAAAATACTACTCTACATCACATCCAGAATATTTTGAAAAATGTGCGCCATATACTGATCGAAATATGCTGCGAGTGA
- a CDS encoding CpaF/VirB11 family protein yields MNNLNDIFFAPVENGTLTYDQVLEDVQRYFSENHASTIAGVGETDSNRAVSVLKELMVQYLVKRKYAIAGLTTEELCAKLYEDMAGYSFLKKWIYQPGVEEVNINAYNDIEVIMNSGRSIKIPDKFSSPQHAIDVVRRMLNACGMVIDDTMPSVIGFLDKNIRISVDKTPIVDAEVGINASIRIVNQNTVSEQKLLDSGSATKEMLHFLTACIRYGVSVCIAGSTGSGKTTIMAWLLSNVPDNRRLITIEEGSREFDLVKRDEEGNILNSVVHLLTRPHENPSMNINQDFLLERVLRKHPDVIGVGEMRSAAESLSAAESSRTGHTVCTTIHSNSCESTYRRMMTLAKRKYNMDDSILMQIMVEAYPVVVFTKQLEDRSRKIMEIIEGEDYLDGKLLYRSLYKYEVIDNVIDDRGAAKVVGHHRKMDTISGTLKKRLLDNGISYKELQEFLGKEEG; encoded by the coding sequence ATGAATAATTTAAACGACATCTTTTTTGCTCCAGTTGAAAACGGCACCCTGACTTATGACCAGGTACTGGAGGACGTACAGCGCTATTTTTCAGAAAATCATGCCTCTACGATTGCAGGTGTCGGAGAAACAGACTCAAACCGCGCAGTCAGCGTCCTGAAAGAACTGATGGTGCAATATCTGGTAAAGCGCAAATATGCTATCGCAGGACTCACCACAGAGGAATTATGCGCCAAACTTTATGAGGACATGGCTGGTTATTCCTTCCTTAAAAAATGGATCTACCAGCCTGGCGTGGAGGAAGTAAACATCAATGCCTATAACGATATTGAAGTCATTATGAACAGCGGACGCAGCATCAAGATTCCTGATAAGTTTTCTTCCCCTCAGCATGCCATTGATGTCGTGCGGCGTATGCTGAACGCCTGCGGCATGGTCATTGATGATACCATGCCCTCCGTAATCGGTTTTCTCGACAAAAATATTCGTATCTCTGTGGATAAAACGCCCATTGTAGATGCGGAGGTGGGAATAAATGCCTCCATCCGTATTGTCAATCAGAATACCGTGTCCGAACAGAAGCTGCTGGACTCCGGCAGCGCCACCAAGGAAATGCTCCATTTCCTGACTGCCTGTATCCGCTATGGGGTATCTGTATGTATTGCCGGCTCTACCGGCTCCGGAAAGACGACCATTATGGCCTGGCTCTTATCCAATGTGCCGGACAACCGCCGTCTTATCACCATAGAAGAGGGCAGCCGGGAATTTGACCTGGTGAAACGGGATGAAGAGGGAAACATCCTCAACTCCGTGGTACATCTCCTTACCAGACCCCATGAGAATCCCTCCATGAACATCAATCAGGATTTCCTTCTGGAACGGGTACTACGAAAGCATCCGGATGTGATCGGTGTAGGAGAAATGCGGTCAGCAGCGGAAAGCTTGTCGGCAGCAGAAAGCTCCCGTACCGGTCATACGGTCTGCACGACTATCCATTCCAATTCCTGTGAAAGTACCTACCGCAGGATGATGACACTTGCCAAGCGGAAATACAACATGGATGATTCCATCCTGATGCAGATCATGGTAGAGGCATATCCGGTTGTCGTGTTCACCAAACAGCTGGAGGACCGATCCCGGAAAATCATGGAGATTATCGAGGGAGAAGACTATCTGGACGGAAAACTTTTATACCGTTCTCTGTACAAATATGAAGTGATTGACAATGTAATTGACGACAGGGGGGCTGCCAAAGTAGTCGGCCACCACCGAAAGATGGATACCATATCCGGGACGCTGAAAAAACGGCTGCTGGATAACGGCATATCCTACAAGGAATTGCAGGAATTTCTGGGAAAGGAGGAAGGTTAG
- a CDS encoding single-stranded DNA-binding protein: protein MAQIFAFGRVENDLVPKKSQNDSTYAGFGFTEQAGKGQYQYYQVWAWDDEVSRLIQHRIKKGSRLWITGRLQLVDCTSSHGKNKTKILKVYLSDFGFLPGPLPKGTSTDFPNDTETANVPSSPSMEILDGERESLPE, encoded by the coding sequence ATGGCACAGATTTTTGCATTTGGACGTGTGGAAAATGATCTGGTTCCTAAAAAAAGCCAGAATGATTCCACCTATGCCGGCTTTGGCTTTACAGAGCAGGCAGGCAAGGGACAGTACCAGTATTACCAGGTATGGGCATGGGATGATGAAGTATCACGCCTCATACAACATAGGATTAAAAAAGGCAGCCGTTTATGGATTACCGGCAGGCTACAGCTGGTTGACTGTACTTCCAGTCATGGGAAGAATAAGACAAAGATTCTGAAGGTATATCTTTCTGATTTTGGATTTCTTCCAGGTCCTCTTCCTAAAGGAACATCCACTGATTTTCCAAATGACACCGAGACAGCAAATGTCCCGTCTTCTCCCTCTATGGAGATACTGGACGGTGAGCGTGAGTCTCTGCCGGAGTAG
- a CDS encoding sigma-70 family RNA polymerase sigma factor: MKQTVLLTKEQQKLVETHLYIVGWVITESIHVNETIFGFEYEDLYQEGCLLLCHAARTYNPGRAMFSTYSKRVVYNGLLTYCRKMCRHPCSHLSIGTDGEMIVNDSFSVKADNNSFEAQVSIIETLDLLASVEKTYKGVARLGIGAMKLRLEGLSIKEIAELYHVPTTYIGAWISRASQKLRKDPTFLSGLS; the protein is encoded by the coding sequence ATGAAGCAAACGGTTCTATTGACCAAAGAACAACAGAAGCTGGTGGAAACCCATCTATATATTGTCGGCTGGGTCATCACAGAAAGTATTCATGTTAATGAAACTATATTTGGATTTGAATATGAGGATTTATATCAGGAAGGCTGTCTCTTGTTGTGCCATGCAGCCAGGACCTATAATCCTGGCCGTGCGATGTTCTCTACCTATTCCAAAAGAGTCGTATACAACGGTCTTCTTACCTATTGCCGCAAGATGTGCCGACATCCATGCAGTCATTTATCCATAGGTACAGACGGAGAAATGATTGTTAATGATTCTTTTTCTGTAAAGGCTGATAATAACAGCTTTGAGGCTCAGGTCAGTATCATAGAAACGCTGGATCTCCTTGCATCTGTTGAAAAAACATACAAAGGTGTGGCAAGGCTTGGGATTGGGGCTATGAAGCTAAGACTCGAGGGTTTAAGCATAAAAGAAATTGCCGAGCTTTATCATGTACCCACAACTTACATAGGTGCCTGGATTTCCCGTGCCAGCCAAAAGCTCAGAAAGGACCCCACATTTTTATCAGGACTTTCATAA
- a CDS encoding N-6 DNA methylase, whose amino-acid sequence MKYSYQEEPIPQDKRKSLNEKVLYLIDNDSSDSCSISPADIYNAYTGDGGLHGLERDDYENYHAYSEAKKEIENGQFFTPPRICNFVTACLKLSEYDLVADLTCGMGSFFNFIPAETNIYGCDLDVRAVKVAKFLYPAATIECRDIRTCQPDTRFDYVIGNPPFHLKWWTQNGRELSSQMYYCLKAAEVLKPLGILALIVPKSYLSDTFTDSGQIREMEKHYSFLGQVLLPEDAFSYLGVSRFPTKLQFWQKKTAANGWKSHPYRTEAEHTLARDFNVQEESQYIHKKIVAFAKSALENNQSKILLELAKSSSTSGDFKYQTQKLLYHIKVHPVTRPSYARCCEYLHRFYTQRMPEGMRYEL is encoded by the coding sequence TTGAAATACTCTTATCAGGAGGAACCCATTCCTCAAGATAAACGAAAAAGCTTAAACGAAAAAGTTCTATATCTGATCGACAACGACAGCTCTGATTCCTGCTCTATCAGCCCAGCGGATATCTACAATGCCTATACTGGTGATGGCGGCCTGCATGGTCTGGAACGGGATGACTACGAAAATTATCATGCTTATAGCGAGGCGAAAAAAGAAATTGAAAACGGTCAGTTCTTTACCCCACCCCGTATATGTAACTTTGTAACCGCATGCCTGAAGTTGTCTGAGTATGATCTGGTGGCGGATCTTACATGTGGTATGGGAAGCTTTTTTAACTTTATACCAGCAGAGACGAATATCTATGGCTGTGATCTGGATGTAAGAGCTGTTAAAGTGGCAAAATTTCTCTATCCGGCTGCAACCATTGAATGCAGGGATATCCGCACTTGTCAGCCGGACACACGGTTTGACTATGTGATTGGGAATCCCCCTTTCCATTTAAAGTGGTGGACTCAAAATGGCAGGGAATTATCCTCACAAATGTACTATTGCCTGAAGGCTGCAGAGGTTTTAAAACCCCTTGGTATTCTTGCCCTGATTGTTCCCAAATCCTATCTGTCAGATACATTTACTGACAGTGGACAAATCCGGGAAATGGAAAAGCATTACAGTTTTCTGGGACAGGTGTTGCTTCCAGAGGATGCATTCTCCTACCTGGGGGTCAGCCGTTTCCCCACAAAGCTACAATTTTGGCAGAAAAAAACTGCTGCAAATGGCTGGAAGTCTCACCCCTATCGGACAGAGGCCGAACATACCCTGGCAAGAGATTTTAATGTTCAAGAGGAATCTCAGTATATCCATAAAAAGATTGTAGCATTTGCCAAATCAGCACTGGAAAATAACCAGTCAAAAATCCTTTTGGAACTGGCAAAATCAAGCAGTACATCCGGTGACTTTAAATACCAAACCCAAAAACTTCTGTACCATATCAAGGTGCATCCAGTTACCCGGCCATCCTATGCCAGATGCTGTGAATATCTGCATCGCTTTTATACCCAGCGCATGCCTGAAGGTATGAGGTATGAGCTATGA
- a CDS encoding zinc-finger-containing protein: MKNIKKHSMKCPYCGAPAVCRPSSIVYGSETIDHKSYLYLCSRWPACDAYVSAHKKDRRPMGTMANGELRHKRILAHRALQKLQKERHMDKWAVYVWLQTKFNLDERQAHIAMFSEQMCDRVISLCRSPAESSRNLAA, from the coding sequence ATGAAAAACATAAAAAAACACAGTATGAAATGTCCTTACTGCGGGGCACCCGCCGTTTGCAGACCCTCCAGCATAGTTTATGGTTCTGAAACCATTGACCACAAAAGCTATCTGTATCTTTGTTCCCGCTGGCCTGCATGCGATGCGTATGTGAGCGCACACAAAAAGGATCGCAGACCGATGGGAACTATGGCGAACGGTGAACTGCGCCATAAACGCATCCTTGCTCACCGTGCTCTGCAAAAGCTGCAAAAAGAGCGCCATATGGATAAATGGGCTGTCTATGTCTGGCTTCAGACAAAGTTCAACCTGGATGAAAGGCAGGCACATATTGCCATGTTTTCCGAGCAAATGTGTGATCGGGTCATTTCCTTGTGCCGTTCACCGGCAGAATCCAGCCGCAACCTGGCTGCATGA
- the cpaB gene encoding Flp pilus assembly protein CpaB — MKLNNRFIFGLLSILLAAVIAFVALPTIAKQTNGKTEIVRISKPILKGEQITAGNTEIVEVGSYNLPPNIAHSLADVKGLYATADLSQGDYILTSKTSATPISSDVALNSIPSGKVAISLTVKTLASGLSDKLQPNDIIRVYHFLDVAEEVPELRFVKVLSVTDAKGVNVDNTKDPVEDEEKQQSATITVLASPEQARVITSLENDGVAHVALISRNNDKLAEELLAAQELFLQEIYFPEPEEEETESEFGEQESDGAEKSEDESASTEETKFEGAVEDGKDNPESGKDTEGNKAG; from the coding sequence ATGAAATTAAACAACCGCTTTATTTTCGGCCTGCTCAGCATCCTTCTGGCGGCCGTAATTGCTTTTGTCGCCCTGCCCACCATTGCAAAACAGACCAACGGCAAGACGGAAATTGTCCGTATCTCCAAACCTATACTTAAAGGCGAACAGATCACAGCGGGCAACACGGAAATCGTGGAAGTCGGAAGTTATAACCTGCCTCCGAACATTGCCCACTCTCTTGCAGATGTCAAAGGACTCTATGCTACAGCAGATCTTTCCCAAGGAGATTATATTCTGACCTCCAAGACCAGCGCCACCCCAATATCCTCAGATGTAGCGCTGAACAGCATCCCTTCCGGAAAGGTTGCGATCTCCCTGACCGTAAAAACGCTGGCCTCCGGCCTATCTGATAAGCTGCAGCCAAACGATATCATCCGTGTCTACCATTTCCTTGATGTGGCAGAGGAGGTTCCGGAACTGCGTTTTGTCAAGGTGCTGTCTGTCACGGATGCCAAAGGCGTTAATGTGGACAATACGAAAGACCCTGTGGAGGATGAAGAAAAACAGCAGTCAGCAACCATTACCGTCCTGGCAAGTCCGGAGCAGGCACGGGTCATCACTTCCCTGGAAAATGACGGCGTTGCCCATGTGGCCCTGATCTCCCGCAACAACGACAAACTGGCGGAGGAACTTCTTGCAGCACAGGAACTGTTCCTGCAGGAGATCTATTTCCCGGAACCGGAAGAGGAAGAAACAGAAAGCGAATTCGGTGAACAGGAATCTGACGGTGCAGAAAAATCTGAGGACGAGTCTGCATCCACAGAAGAAACAAAATTTGAGGGGGCTGTGGAAGATGGGAAAGATAACCCTGAAAGCGGAAAAGACACAGAAGGAAATAAGGCCGGATAA